In Granulicatella elegans, one genomic interval encodes:
- a CDS encoding helix-turn-helix domain-containing protein: MELNHEDIIENVLEGYIFSEKKVTDECKIYTIENSTGCGEMRCYNLFEGVQLSYNNLNMETAYQKINPKSGVLEIDHCLEGCYEFKLENNERALIGKGDLSVIEIGKVPFEDSCIPTKKYVGLSIFIDIEKAQKSIDKYFPYAKIDLLEIKDRLCKNGAALIIHSRHEIDHVISELYRVDSRIRLSYSIIKTIELLLFLNLVESSDTFKLTSFSEPVYKATVESYKTILNNPFERYSISDLSKKYAISESSLKRCFIYITGSSIGNFIRENCLEAAAKLLIHKPLMSIGEISDLSGYLNPSKFSESFKKHFGQTPQEYRKKSI; encoded by the coding sequence TTGGAATTAAATCATGAAGATATTATAGAAAATGTCCTTGAAGGATATATTTTTTCTGAAAAAAAGGTTACTGATGAATGTAAAATTTATACAATTGAAAATTCTACTGGCTGTGGCGAAATGCGTTGCTACAATTTATTTGAAGGTGTTCAATTATCTTATAATAACCTTAATATGGAGACGGCATATCAAAAAATAAATCCTAAAAGCGGGGTTTTAGAAATAGATCATTGCTTAGAGGGATGTTATGAGTTTAAACTTGAAAATAATGAACGTGCTCTGATAGGTAAAGGTGATCTAAGTGTAATCGAAATAGGTAAAGTTCCTTTTGAAGATTCATGCATACCAACAAAAAAATATGTGGGACTTTCAATATTTATTGATATTGAAAAGGCACAAAAATCTATTGATAAATACTTTCCGTACGCAAAAATTGATTTGTTAGAAATAAAAGACCGTTTATGTAAAAATGGTGCAGCTTTAATTATTCATTCACGTCATGAGATAGACCATGTTATTAGTGAACTTTATAGAGTAGATTCTAGAATAAGACTTTCTTATTCAATTATAAAAACAATAGAGTTGTTATTATTTTTAAATTTAGTTGAAAGTTCAGATACATTTAAGTTAACGTCTTTTTCAGAACCAGTATATAAAGCAACTGTAGAATCATATAAGACGATTTTAAATAATCCTTTTGAAAGATATTCTATTTCTGATTTATCAAAAAAATATGCTATTTCAGAATCCAGTTTGAAGAGATGTTTTATATACATAACTGGAAGCTCAATAGGTAATTTTATTAGGGAAAATTGTTTAGAAGCCGCTGCTAAATTATTAATTCATAAACCCTTAATGTCGATAGGAGAGATTTCTGATTTGTCAGGATATTTGAATCCTAGTAAATTTTCTGAGTCATTCAAAAAACATTTTGGGCAAACTCCTCAAGAATATAGAAAAAAATCCATCTGA
- a CDS encoding ABC transporter ATP-binding protein produces the protein MKELIHKLYWVAGKESSKISKMFFFEVLKSIFEGISLGATMLLLLKIFQNIFEGRNITQEDIYVVFAIALLSVVGKILSSYMADRNKYIATYNMGAENRLYIGDQLKKVNMGYFSSNRLGNISGGLTTVIGELETVGVNIIETLFVGVIQTIIMAIFMIPFDIVTGSIILGTLFLGMLCNVIFQKKSDELTKKLQALKINLNASTLEYVKGISVIKSFGKSGEMTKELDREIYKNRRGFINVEKTVAPAALIFLIIFKLGICLIIFSAIYRFCIGEIDHYKAVMLVVSSFIVFSGFEMAGSMQNVRGIAIQNLDSIAKLRNLPTISEGTRTSFEKGDINLKDVDFSYDEQNLFNRLNLDIPKGKTTAIVGGSGSGKTTLCNLIARFWDVDSGEILIDDNNIKDFRYDNLLSNFTFVFQDVYLFDDTIKNNIKFGNPEASDEEVINVAKQAQCHEFIMKLSDGYDTVLQEGGSNLSGGERQRISIARAMLKPSRIVILDEATSSVDPENEQQLITALNNLLKDKTVIVIAHKLETIKNADQIVVMDKGNIESIGKHKELMEKSHIYKSFIEKREKATGWKIE, from the coding sequence ATGAAAGAATTAATTCACAAGTTATATTGGGTCGCTGGAAAAGAATCTTCCAAAATTAGCAAGATGTTTTTCTTTGAAGTATTAAAAAGTATATTTGAAGGAATATCCCTTGGAGCTACAATGTTGCTTTTACTTAAAATATTTCAAAATATATTTGAAGGAAGAAATATTACACAAGAAGACATCTATGTCGTATTTGCAATAGCTCTACTAAGTGTAGTAGGGAAAATATTATCTAGTTATATGGCTGATAGAAATAAATACATCGCAACTTACAATATGGGAGCAGAAAATAGGCTATATATAGGTGATCAGCTAAAAAAAGTGAATATGGGATATTTTAGCAGTAATCGCCTTGGAAACATTTCAGGCGGATTAACCACAGTTATAGGTGAACTTGAAACCGTAGGAGTTAATATAATAGAAACTTTATTTGTGGGAGTAATTCAAACTATAATAATGGCGATATTTATGATTCCGTTTGATATAGTTACAGGTTCTATAATTTTAGGAACTTTATTCTTAGGAATGTTATGCAATGTTATCTTTCAAAAGAAATCAGATGAGTTGACTAAAAAATTACAAGCGTTAAAAATAAATCTAAACGCATCTACTTTAGAGTATGTTAAAGGTATTAGCGTCATTAAGTCGTTTGGAAAAAGTGGTGAAATGACTAAAGAATTGGACAGAGAGATTTATAAAAATAGAAGAGGCTTTATAAATGTTGAAAAAACTGTAGCACCTGCTGCTTTGATATTTCTAATTATATTTAAATTAGGGATTTGTCTTATTATATTTTCAGCTATTTATAGATTTTGTATAGGAGAAATTGATCACTATAAAGCTGTAATGCTTGTAGTGTCTAGTTTTATTGTTTTTTCTGGTTTTGAAATGGCTGGAAGTATGCAAAACGTTAGAGGAATAGCTATACAAAACTTGGATTCAATTGCTAAACTTAGGAATTTACCAACAATTTCAGAAGGCACAAGAACAAGCTTTGAAAAAGGAGATATAAATCTAAAGGACGTTGACTTCTCATATGACGAACAGAACTTATTTAACCGTTTAAATTTAGATATTCCAAAAGGTAAGACTACAGCAATTGTAGGTGGTTCTGGAAGTGGAAAAACAACACTTTGTAATTTGATAGCTAGATTTTGGGATGTAGATTCTGGAGAAATATTGATTGATGATAATAACATAAAAGATTTTAGGTATGACAATCTGTTATCTAATTTCACTTTTGTTTTTCAAGACGTCTATTTATTTGATGACACTATAAAAAACAACATTAAGTTCGGAAATCCAGAAGCTAGTGATGAGGAAGTTATTAATGTTGCTAAGCAAGCACAGTGTCATGAATTTATTATGAAGTTGTCAGATGGTTATGACACAGTTTTACAAGAGGGTGGTTCAAATTTATCTGGAGGAGAGCGTCAGAGAATATCTATAGCAAGAGCTATGCTAAAACCAAGCAGAATTGTTATTCTTGACGAAGCTACTTCAAGTGTAGATCCAGAAAATGAACAACAACTTATAACTGCTTTAAACAATTTGTTAAAAGATAAAACTGTAATTGTGATTGCACATAAACTTGAAACTATTAAAAATGCTGATCAAATTGTTGTTATGGATAAAGGAAATATTGAAAGTATTGGTAAACATAAAGAGCTTATGGAAAAATCACACATATACAAGAGTTTTATTGAGAAAAGAGAAAAAGCTACTGGTTGGAAAATTGAATAA
- a CDS encoding MptD family putative ECF transporter S component — MNNKKMTTKDVVTVAIMIALFYAISIVIGMSMVAVPVVYIYGTAGIEMFIGAIFYLVAANRLNKHGLLFIWILIYGLITAAMGYVFMLPYFIGLAILCEIVMIGKDTYINPIRNMIGWSVYGAGMFMGIGVPCWIAWESYQKQALESGFADKTLTLQYNLVSSPKLLLLGVTITVILSALGVLFAQKILKKHFKKAGILE, encoded by the coding sequence ATGAACAATAAAAAAATGACTACAAAAGATGTAGTAACAGTAGCTATTATGATTGCTTTATTTTATGCAATTTCTATTGTTATTGGAATGAGTATGGTTGCTGTTCCAGTTGTATATATTTATGGTACTGCTGGAATTGAAATGTTTATAGGAGCTATTTTCTACTTAGTAGCAGCTAACAGACTTAATAAACACGGGCTATTATTTATATGGATATTAATTTATGGTCTTATCACAGCAGCTATGGGTTATGTGTTTATGCTTCCATATTTTATTGGACTTGCTATTTTGTGTGAAATAGTAATGATAGGCAAAGACACTTATATAAATCCAATAAGAAATATGATTGGCTGGAGTGTTTATGGTGCTGGTATGTTCATGGGAATAGGAGTTCCATGTTGGATAGCTTGGGAATCTTATCAAAAGCAAGCTTTAGAGAGTGGGTTTGCAGATAAGACATTAACATTGCAATATAATTTGGTATCTTCACCAAAACTACTATTATTAGGTGTAACAATAACCGTTATATTATCTGCTTTAGGTGTTTTGTTTGCACAAAAAATTCTTAAAAAGCACTTTAAAAAGGCGGGTATTTTAGAGTAA
- a CDS encoding sigma factor-like helix-turn-helix DNA-binding protein yields MTKEYYLYVGGQKIKVSEQIYKAYWQEREHEKYLEQVDKKNHLLFFSSLNHDGNFENNLEDKNVDVEKVVATQMMIEALRNAMSKLNEEEREIIERLYFNDETLRAVAKTQNISHPALIKRRDKILEKLKKLIEEI; encoded by the coding sequence ATGACAAAAGAATATTACCTTTATGTCGGTGGACAAAAAATCAAAGTAAGTGAGCAGATATACAAAGCCTACTGGCAAGAAAGAGAACATGAAAAATATTTAGAGCAGGTGGACAAGAAAAACCACTTGCTATTTTTTTCGTCTCTAAATCACGATGGGAATTTTGAAAATAATCTAGAAGATAAAAATGTTGATGTAGAAAAAGTTGTCGCAACACAAATGATGATTGAAGCACTAAGAAATGCAATGTCAAAGTTAAATGAGGAGGAACGGGAAATAATTGAAAGATTATATTTCAATGATGAAACACTTCGTGCAGTAGCGAAGACTCAAAATATATCACATCCTGCTTTAATAAAAAGGCGAGATAAGATTTTAGAAAAACTAAAGAAACTTATAGAAGAAATATAA
- a CDS encoding excisionase, whose translation MINENIKVVRVCEKAFLTLKEASEYFNIGQDKVRQLTDENDCDFVLFNGSKRLIKKKLMEEYLNRQFSI comes from the coding sequence ATGATTAATGAAAATATAAAAGTAGTTCGTGTTTGTGAAAAAGCATTTCTAACATTAAAAGAAGCATCTGAATATTTTAATATTGGTCAAGATAAAGTTAGACAATTAACGGATGAAAATGATTGCGATTTTGTATTATTTAATGGTAGTAAGCGTCTTATTAAGAAAAAGTTAATGGAAGAATATTTAAATAGACAGTTCTCTATTTAA
- a CDS encoding MATE family efflux transporter — translation MKQDMKEQLLTKRPIDLLFQLSVPAVIGMIVIGLYPLMDGIFAGNIIGQTAMTACGVAMPLTFFNSGVSTLIGVGSASVLSRAIGKGDQKTVDKIMGNLIFWVILFSSIITIGGILLAPHFLDMVGASGEIKEYGIRYLRVIFIGSLFVNFTQSANMVMRGEGLMKKAMFIMGLGAFLNIILDPILMKLMGKYAIEGAALATITAQFVQAIITLHYFKYKSKAVKINKIKPDQEIKKEMFGVGSSAMMMQILFMIQQTMLYKMSFKYGGDTNAILMAATLRIYAFSFIPLWGMSQGLQPVVGTNFGAKKYDRVKEAMKVFSIGGLVLASIFWIPALAFSKNILSLFGVEESIITQGIGNFRLFYSIFILYGVMVMTITFFQSIGNAKKAGIIVMLRQLFLFVPAMIILPMIFGVKAVWFAEPLVDLIMIIAGVVMMFGELNRMDKISLKNSSNE, via the coding sequence ATGAAACAAGATATGAAAGAACAATTATTAACAAAAAGACCCATAGATTTACTTTTTCAATTATCTGTCCCTGCTGTAATAGGAATGATAGTAATAGGTCTTTATCCACTAATGGATGGAATTTTTGCAGGAAATATTATAGGACAAACTGCAATGACAGCTTGTGGTGTAGCTATGCCACTTACCTTTTTTAATAGTGGAGTATCTACACTCATAGGTGTAGGTTCAGCATCAGTTTTATCAAGAGCTATAGGAAAGGGTGACCAAAAAACAGTTGATAAAATTATGGGGAATTTAATCTTTTGGGTTATTCTATTCTCATCAATTATTACAATAGGCGGAATTTTACTTGCACCACATTTTTTAGATATGGTTGGAGCAAGTGGAGAAATTAAAGAATATGGTATCAGATATTTACGAGTAATTTTCATTGGTTCTTTATTTGTAAACTTTACTCAATCAGCAAACATGGTTATGCGTGGAGAAGGATTAATGAAAAAAGCAATGTTCATTATGGGGCTAGGGGCTTTTTTAAACATAATTCTTGATCCAATTCTAATGAAATTAATGGGAAAATACGCAATAGAAGGGGCTGCACTTGCAACTATTACAGCACAATTTGTTCAAGCAATAATAACACTCCATTACTTCAAATATAAAAGTAAAGCAGTAAAAATAAATAAAATCAAACCTGATCAGGAAATAAAAAAAGAAATGTTTGGCGTAGGGTCATCTGCTATGATGATGCAAATTTTATTTATGATTCAACAAACAATGCTATATAAAATGTCATTTAAATATGGCGGAGATACAAATGCTATCTTGATGGCAGCAACACTTAGAATATATGCCTTTTCATTCATTCCACTTTGGGGAATGAGTCAAGGTTTACAACCTGTAGTTGGTACAAATTTTGGAGCGAAAAAATACGACAGAGTAAAAGAAGCTATGAAAGTATTTTCTATCGGAGGATTAGTTCTTGCATCAATATTTTGGATACCAGCATTAGCATTTTCAAAGAATATTCTGTCTTTATTTGGAGTAGAAGAAAGTATTATAACTCAGGGAATAGGAAACTTTAGACTATTTTATTCTATCTTTATCCTATATGGAGTAATGGTAATGACTATAACATTCTTCCAATCAATAGGAAACGCTAAAAAAGCCGGCATAATAGTAATGCTAAGACAGTTATTTTTATTCGTACCTGCCATGATTATTTTACCAATGATATTTGGAGTTAAAGCAGTATGGTTTGCAGAACCCCTTGTAGATTTAATTATGATAATAGCTGGTGTAGTAATGATGTTTGGGGAATTAAATAGGATGGATAAAATCAGTTTGAAAAATTCAAGTAATGAATAA
- a CDS encoding energy-coupling factor transporter transmembrane component T encodes MKIEKISGITCLFLTIISCMVSIFTKSYYMHALFVGWLCMLLAYFGFIKQSIIYFMIYSFTTFRLLKMIPSGVVIISPMLLGMLYKFIVPIMAGFLTFKIPSGKLISIFHKLMLPRNFVLILTVIIRFVPTIAGEFRTIKEAMKVRGFIGNFFHILSNPLRTLEYAIVPLIFRSIKVGDELSAAAIVRGIENPIKRDSYYSNKLCKLDIIIITASFVLFILCLI; translated from the coding sequence ATGAAAATAGAAAAAATAAGTGGAATAACTTGTCTTTTTTTAACTATTATTTCCTGTATGGTGTCAATATTTACAAAAAGTTACTATATGCATGCTCTGTTTGTAGGATGGCTTTGTATGCTTTTAGCATATTTTGGTTTTATCAAACAGAGCATAATTTATTTTATGATATATAGTTTTACTACATTTCGGTTATTAAAAATGATACCTAGTGGTGTAGTTATAATTTCACCAATGCTTTTGGGAATGTTGTATAAATTCATAGTTCCAATCATGGCAGGATTTTTAACTTTTAAGATACCATCAGGAAAATTAATTTCAATATTTCACAAATTAATGTTGCCACGAAATTTTGTACTTATATTAACGGTAATTATTCGATTTGTACCAACAATTGCTGGGGAATTTAGAACAATAAAAGAAGCTATGAAAGTAAGGGGATTTATAGGTAACTTTTTTCATATTTTATCAAATCCTTTGAGGACTCTTGAATATGCTATAGTTCCTTTAATTTTTCGTTCTATAAAAGTAGGAGATGAATTATCAGCAGCAGCGATTGTTAGAGGAATTGAAAACCCAATAAAAAGGGATTCATATTATAGTAACAAGTTGTGTAAATTAGACATAATTATAATAACTGCAAGCTTTGTTTTATTTATATTATGTCTTATATGA
- a CDS encoding ABC transporter ATP-binding protein, whose translation MSYMRGASLNNKLEIRKLSFSYNSNKDEQLKDINLDIKDGECCVIIGESGCGKSTLTRAINGLIPNFYEGNLDGEVFIDGKSIRNLKSWEIAKLVGNVFQDPRSQFFANEVNGEIAFGPENLGYKRDEIIRRVNESTEKMNIDKLLNNRIYNLSYGIRQKVAICSARAIEPSIYVFDEPSANLDLQSIYKFSKLVMDLKNEGKTIVIVEHRLFYLKGIADRYLLIQNGSLTNSYKAEEFEKISSKDLNALGLRSINLDDIVVDDYKVKEKEISSDNSFDFEVKNICKKYKNIFVLKDVSFKFDSNETIALVGINGTGKSTLGKIYSGIQNQTDGEIKINGLKANKKMRLSKVWYIPQDLDSQLFGEDLMDELLTGLKNREDYITKAEELLKKVGLFDIRDKHPATLSGGQKQRLVLCVAMLRETPFIILDEPTSGLDFRSMDKVGRLIKEEQKKGTKFLIISHDIEFIAKTCDRLVKLENGIITEDFYIDNIGQLLRAMEAK comes from the coding sequence ATGTCTTATATGAGAGGTGCATCATTGAATAATAAACTGGAAATTAGGAAATTATCTTTTTCATATAATAGCAATAAAGATGAACAGTTGAAAGATATAAATTTAGACATTAAAGATGGTGAATGTTGTGTAATTATAGGGGAGTCGGGATGTGGCAAGTCTACTTTGACAAGGGCTATAAATGGATTAATTCCAAATTTTTACGAAGGAAATTTAGATGGAGAAGTATTTATTGATGGCAAATCTATCAGAAATTTAAAATCCTGGGAAATAGCAAAGTTAGTCGGTAATGTATTTCAAGATCCTAGAAGCCAATTTTTTGCCAATGAAGTTAATGGAGAAATTGCATTTGGACCGGAAAATTTGGGATATAAGCGTGATGAAATAATAAGAAGAGTAAATGAATCAACTGAGAAAATGAATATTGATAAATTGCTAAATAATAGGATATACAATTTATCCTATGGAATTAGGCAAAAAGTAGCAATTTGTTCAGCAAGAGCCATTGAACCATCTATTTATGTATTTGATGAACCATCTGCAAATCTTGATTTACAATCAATATATAAATTTTCAAAACTTGTAATGGACTTAAAAAATGAAGGAAAAACTATAGTAATCGTTGAGCATAGGTTATTTTATTTAAAAGGAATAGCTGATAGGTATTTATTGATACAAAATGGATCTTTAACAAATAGTTATAAAGCAGAAGAATTTGAAAAAATTAGTTCAAAAGACTTAAATGCATTGGGCTTACGCTCAATAAATCTTGATGATATTGTTGTAGATGACTACAAAGTTAAAGAAAAAGAAATTAGTAGTGACAATTCTTTTGATTTTGAGGTGAAAAATATTTGTAAAAAATATAAAAATATTTTCGTACTAAAAGATGTGTCATTTAAATTTGATAGCAATGAGACTATTGCTTTAGTAGGAATAAATGGAACAGGTAAAAGTACACTCGGTAAAATTTATTCTGGGATTCAAAATCAGACTGATGGAGAAATAAAGATAAATGGACTCAAAGCTAATAAAAAGATGAGGTTAAGCAAAGTGTGGTATATTCCTCAAGATTTAGACTCTCAATTATTTGGGGAAGATTTGATGGATGAATTATTAACTGGGTTAAAAAATAGAGAAGATTATATCACGAAAGCAGAGGAACTTTTAAAAAAAGTTGGATTATTTGATATAAGAGATAAGCATCCAGCAACTTTATCAGGTGGTCAAAAACAGAGATTGGTTCTATGCGTAGCTATGTTGAGAGAAACACCTTTTATTATATTGGATGAGCCGACATCAGGGCTTGATTTCAGGAGTATGGATAAGGTGGGGAGATTAATCAAAGAGGAACAAAAAAAAGGAACAAAATTTTTGATAATTTCTCATGATATTGAATTTATAGCAAAGACGTGTGATAGACTTGTAAAACTAGAGAATGGGATAATAACAGAAGATTTTTATATTGATAATATAGGACAGCTGTTAAGAGCTATGGAGGCTAAATAA